The Fragaria vesca subsp. vesca linkage group LG2, FraVesHawaii_1.0, whole genome shotgun sequence genome includes a window with the following:
- the LOC101297398 gene encoding 40S ribosomal protein S5-1-like, which produces MAAVVESAPVAQEIILPHNDVKLFNRWTFEGVEVTDLSLQDYIGVNQAKHATYVPHTAGRYSVKRFRKAQCPIVERLTNSLMMHGRNNGKKLMAVRIVRHAMEIIHLLTDLNPIQVIVDAVVNSGPREDATRIGSAGVVRRQAVDISPLRRVNQAIYLLTTGARESAFRNIKTIAECLADELINAAKGSSNSYAIKKKDEIERVAKANR; this is translated from the exons ATGGCCGCCGTCGTCGAATCTGCCCCCGTTGCCCAAGAGATCATTCTGCCCCACAACGACGTTAAGCTCTTCAACCGCTGGACCTTCGAGGGCGTCGAG GTCACCGACCTCTCGCTGCAAGATTACATCGGCGTCAATCAAGCGAAGCACGCCACGTATGTGCCCCACACCGCCGGGAGGTACTCGGTGAAGCGGTTCAGGAAGGCTCAATGCCCTATCGTTGAGAGGCTCACCAACTCTCTCATGATGCACGGAAGGAACAACGGGAAGAAGCTCATGGCTGTTAGGATCGTCAGGCACGCAATGGAGATCATCCATTTGCTCACTGACCTTAACCCTATCCAGGTCATCGTCGACGCTGTTGTTAACAG TGGTCCTAGGGAAGATGCAACCCGAATTGGGTCTGCTGGTGTTGTGAGGCGGCAGGCTGTTGATATTTCTCCCCTCAGACGTGTCAATCAGGCCATTTATCTGCTGACCACCGGGGCTCGTGAGTCAGCTTTCAGGAATATCAAGACTATTGCAGAGTGCTTGGCTGATGAGCTGATCAATGCTGCTAAAGGGTCCTCTAACAG CTATGCTATTAAGAAGAAGGACGAGATTGAGAGAGTTGCCAAGGCCAATCGTTAA
- the LOC101297107 gene encoding DIS3-like exonuclease 2-like, with product MKAAVVEAVVDRVEDGDKEKKKRRSRNRKSKQNSSSPASVSCSSVNGEASPECLVNGTMANHVTTSLMQHHLGMSPPCEQGLPKASDLAFSSLPTMHIVESLDVQSPKNRCLLPPEFDGRMFAKSCPQPAACVGSPGFITNKGSPLQLLNGYSQGKYFPPHWSMEDVNAALEKGDVFKALFRVNAHNRMEGYCKIDEVPTDVLIGRLTEQNRAVEGDIVAIKINPLPLWTWMKGSAGANKSSAPVEDPNSKLKDNTVVYNCKGKAKVDEDCEYDSRRSCLLPESESCHDESMYLRDSTDSEPVGQSSCDHVAGKYQLASNSSQAGSSYEQNVVKTPVEKMCAIISSFPSKRPTGRVVAIIERSKRRDAVIGYLNVKKWISYREVCRKDMKKNKSLPYSDHDYIQMTPTDPRFPKMVVLVRNLPDEIKKRLENGDETIEKELFAARVDEWGEESLAPQALILHAFGHGAEVQPHIEAILCENSINSSEFSPESLSCLPPLPWEVPREEVKTRKDLRNLCIFTIDPSTATDLDDALSVENFSNGISRVGVHIADVSYFVLPDTPLDKVALSRSTSVYMTQRKIPMLPPLLSENIVSLNPGVERLSFSIFLDINNAGDVVDRWIGRTVIRSCCKLSYEHAQDIIDGIYNFESFDTSQDGCPQVHGHFGWSDVSRSVKSLYEISKTLKERRSNDGALQLDNSKVVILFDEYGDPYDSLFSERKESNSLVEEFMLLANRTAAEVISRAFPDSALLRRHPEPNMRKLKELEAFCSKHGLELDTSSSGRFHQSLERIRVKLKDDSVLFSILMNYATKPMQLATYFCSGELRYKNDWGHYGLAVPLYTHFTSPLRRYPDIIVHRTLAATIEAEELYLEHQRVLNNLNKGDKFKMRCFTGVDFDKDAAESREIQEALSAAAMKHSVPSTKLLANVAANCNERKLASRHVKDACDKLQIWSLLKKKEILFSEARVMGLGPRFMSIYIQKLAVERRINYDEVEGLMVEWLDATSTLVLSLRVDRRSFRRGSPGKWRALDDVALVVSPSDLEAEPCPVGKSSNEPCSNGCSLNSEVEPMVFPLTVRLLSTIPVVLHAVGGDDGPVDIGARLYMSSYIC from the exons ATGAAGGCCGCGGTGGTAGAAGCCGTCGTTGACAGGGTTGAGGATGGTGATAAGGAGAAGAAGAAGCGTCGCTCGCGTAATCGGAAATCGAAGCAAAACTCCTCCTCCCCCGCATCAG TATCGTGTAGTTCAGTAAATGGTGAAGCGTCGCCTGAGTGCTTGGTAAATGGGACAATGGCGAATCATGTGACCACATCGTTGATGCAACACCACTTAGGCATGAGTCCCCCGTGTGAGCAGGGATTGCCCAAAGCATCTGACTTGGCTTTCAGTTCTTTGCCAACGATGCACATTGTTGAATCCCTTGATGTGCAAAGTCCCAAAAATCGCTGTTTGCTCCCACCTGAATTTGATGGAAGGATGTTTGCAAAATCTTGTCCTCAACCAGCTGCTTGTGTAGGGTCACCCGGATTCATCACAAACAAGGGTTCCCCTCTTCAACTGCTCAACGGTTATTCTCAGGGAAAGTATTTTCCTCCCCACTGGTCCATGGAGGACGTCAATGCCGCTCTAGAG AAAGGTGATGTTTTTAAGGCTCTGTTTCGCGTCAATGCACACAACAGAATGGAG GGCTATTGCAAAATTGATGAAGTGCCTACAGATGTTCTTATTGGTAGGCTAACGGAGCAGAATAGAGCT GTTGAAGGCGACATTGTTGCGATTAAGATTAATCCATTACCATTATGGACCTGGATGAAAGGGTCTGCTGGCGCTAATAAGAGTTCTGCACCAGTGGAGGATCCTAACTCAAAACTGAAAGATAATACAGTTGTTTATAACTGCAAAGGTAAAGCCAAGGTAGATGAGGATTGTGAGTATGATAGTCGCAGAAGTTGTCTGCTTCCTGAGAGTGAATCATGTCATGATGAAAGCATGTATTTGCGTGACTCTACTGATTCAGAGCCAGTTGGACAATCCAGTTGTGATCATGTTGCTGGAAAGTACCAATTGGCTTCAAATTCTTCCCAAGCAGGTTCTTCTTATGAGCAGAATGTAGTTAAAACTCCAGTCGAGAAGATGTGTGCCATCATCAGTTCATTCCCTTCTAAACGTCCAACTGGAAGGGTTGTTGCTATCATTGAAAGGTCTAAACGACGAGATGCTGTTATAGGCTATCTTAATGTTAAGAAGTGGATTTCTTACAGGGAAGTTTGCAGAAAAGACATGAAAAAGAATAAAAGTTTGCCATATTCTGACCATGATTATATCCAGATGACACCGACTGATCCAAGATTTCCAAAAATGGTGGTCCTTGTTAGAAATTTGCCTGATGAAATTAAGAAAAGATTGGAGAATGGTGATGAAACAATTGAGAAGGAGCTGTTTGCTGCACGAGTTGATGAGTGGGGTGAAGAAAGTCTTGCTCCACAAGCCTTAATATTACATGCTTTTGGACATGGAGCTGAAGTACAGCCTCACATTGAAGCAATCTTATGCGAAAATTCTATTAATTCATCTGAATTTTCCCCTGAATCACTTTCTTGTCTTCCTCCCCTCCCATGGGAGGTGCCTCGGGAGGAAGTTAAAACAAGAAAGGATCTTCGAAATCTGTGCATATTCACCATTGATCCTTCCACTGCCACAGATCTGGATGATGCCCTCTCAGTTGAGAATTTTTCCAACGGTATCTCCAGAGTTGGTGTCCACATTGCTGATGTGTCATACTTTGTGTTACCTGACACACCCTTGGATAAAGTAGCTCTATCTAGATCAACAAGTGTGTATATGACACAGCGCAAGATACCGATGTTGCCCCCTTTGCTTTCAGAGAATATTGTTTCGCTTAATCCAGGAGTAGAGAGACTTTCGTTTTCAATATTCCTGGACATCAATAATGCTGGAGATGTTGTTGATCGATGGATTGGCCGCACTGTGATAAGGTCGTGTTGCAAGCTTTCTTATGAGCACGCTCAGGATATTATTGATGGCATATATAACTTTGAAAGTTTTGACACTTCCCAAGACGGCTGTCCTCAGGTACATGGCCATTTTGGATGGTCGGATGTAAGTAGATCTGTCAAGAGCCTCTATGAGATCTCTAAAACTTTGAAGGAGAGGAGATCTAATGATGGTGCTCTCCAGCTTGATAACTCCAAAGTTGTTATTCTGTTTGATGAATATGGAGATCCATATGATAGTTTGTTTTCTGAAAGGAAGGAATCAAATTCTCTTGTGGAGGAGTTTATGCTCTTAGCAAACAGAACAGCGGCTGAAGTCATATCTAGAGCTTTCCCTGACAGTGCACTACTGCGGAGGCACCCAGAGCCTAATATGCGCAAGCTTAAAGAACTTGAAGCATTTTGTTCCAAGCATGGTTTAGAGTTGGATACTTCTTCTTCTGGTCGATTCCATCAGTCACTGGAGCGAATTAGGGTTAAGCTCAAGGATGATTCTGTTCTGTTTAGTATTCTCATGAATTATGCCACAAAACCTATGCAGCTAGCTACTTACTTTTGTAGTGGGGAATTGAGATACAAAAATGATTGGGGTCACTATGGATTGGCTGTTCCTCTGTATACTCATTTCACTTCGCCACTACGCCGGTATCCTGATATTATAGTGCATCGCACACTAGCTGCCACCATAGAGGCTGAGGAGTTATATTTGGAACATCAGAGAGTGTTGAATAATTTGAACAAGGGAGACAAATTTAAGATGAGGTGTTTCACTGGTGTTGATTTTGATAAGGATGCTGCTGAATCTAGGGAAATTCAGGAAGCCTTATCAGCTGCAGCGATGAAGCATAGTGTTCCCAGCACGAAGTTGCTTGCCAATGTTGCTGCTAATTGCAATGAAAGAAAGCTGGCCAGTAGACATGTCAAGGATGCTTGTGATAAGCTCCAGATATGGTCCCTGCTGAAGAAAAAAGAG ATTTTATTCTCAGAAGCAAGAGTAATGGGTCTGGGACCTAGATTCATGTCCATTTACATCCAAAAGCTTGCT GTTGAACGTCGAATTAATTATGATGAAGTTGAAGGCTTGATGGTAGAGTGGCTAGATGCTACATCCACATTGGTGCTTTCTTTACGTGTTGATAGGCGCTCGTTCAGGAGAGGTAGTCCTGGTAAATGGAGGGCGCTTGATGATGTGGCATTGGTTGTTAGTCCTTCTGACCTCGAAGCTGAACCTTGTCCAGTTGGAAAGAGTTCAAATGAGCCATGCTCCAATGGTTGCTCTTTGAATAGTGAAGTTGAGCCCATGGTCTTTCCTCTTACAGTACGTCTTCTTTCAACGATTCCTGTAGTACTTCATGCAGTTGGTGGGGATGACGGACCTGTTGATA